The following are encoded in a window of Prochlorococcus marinus str. MIT 1013 genomic DNA:
- a CDS encoding PAP/fibrillin family protein, which yields MQDRKDLKALIYQVAAATDRGQRMNAMIAPMYQNKLVEMNKLVEDLLPLSDEISQDSIEGEWELIYSSVELFRSSPFFLAIEKALNDKSKSDLFFKLHLLQVGSFGLSTVGRIGQYLNFNKGEMISSFDTTIFGLTTIPILGWFKLLPTFGGRVITLAKRLQLKDNILSMELEKTKVSEVEGLGKIPFLDSILMERWYPVKTVWKLLPWNKENPNCEIRVIYVDEDLRIIRDMHGALFVYIRPSIPLLDQTKN from the coding sequence ATGCAGGACAGGAAGGATCTCAAAGCCCTTATTTACCAGGTAGCAGCAGCAACAGATAGAGGTCAAAGGATGAACGCGATGATTGCTCCTATGTACCAAAATAAATTAGTTGAGATGAATAAACTAGTTGAAGATCTACTACCCCTATCAGATGAAATATCTCAGGATTCTATTGAAGGTGAATGGGAGCTTATTTACTCATCAGTTGAATTATTTAGGAGCTCTCCATTTTTTTTAGCCATAGAAAAGGCTCTAAACGACAAATCAAAAAGCGATTTATTTTTCAAGCTTCATCTTTTACAAGTTGGATCATTTGGTTTATCAACAGTAGGAAGAATCGGTCAATATCTCAATTTTAATAAAGGAGAAATGATCTCCTCCTTTGATACCACTATCTTTGGACTTACAACCATCCCAATCCTTGGTTGGTTCAAGCTTTTACCTACCTTTGGTGGTCGAGTCATAACGCTGGCCAAAAGGCTTCAACTAAAAGACAACATTCTTTCAATGGAGTTAGAGAAGACTAAAGTATCAGAGGTGGAAGGACTGGGAAAAATTCCTTTTTTAGACAGTATTCTCATGGAAAGGTGGTATCCAGTTAAAACCGTATGGAAACTTCTTCCATGGAACAAAGAAAATCCAAATTGTGAGATTAGAGTGATCTATGTTGACGAAGATTTAAGAATCATTAGAGATATGCACGGAGCATTATTTGTTTACATACGTCCATCAATTCCTCTTCTTGACCAAACAAAAAATTAA
- a CDS encoding AEC family transporter, with amino-acid sequence MEIIFLLAELIPCLLIGYLLGRFKKDLSLTISRPLISYGIPISLMGILLKSGLEFPLIQSAALALVAIGFLMTLLNCLNGVKNLIPNRSLQLGSAFGNTGYFGIPVSLALLPNHALIYSIGFDLGATLVIWSIGPILLTDPSKVLSSNRYWQNFIKAIFRSPAVKGLIGALIVHSSPWNEQLTALLWIPSRVVIVLALVIVGMRLSWLRKTNLSRIKTQITSIKNALIMKLVGLPVIMLIISSAIRLPNVMREALVLQSAAPTAISVLLISQAASRDEDEATSLVVLSTIIALISIPAWLMILRL; translated from the coding sequence TTGGAAATAATCTTTCTTTTAGCGGAATTAATACCATGTCTTTTAATAGGCTATTTACTAGGACGATTTAAAAAAGATTTATCCCTAACGATATCTCGTCCTTTAATTAGCTATGGAATTCCTATCAGCTTGATGGGGATATTACTTAAGTCTGGACTTGAATTCCCTTTGATACAATCTGCGGCTTTAGCACTGGTAGCTATTGGCTTTTTAATGACTCTATTAAATTGCCTTAATGGTGTAAAAAACTTAATACCAAACAGATCTCTTCAATTAGGTAGTGCATTCGGAAATACTGGGTATTTCGGAATACCAGTTTCACTAGCACTGCTTCCAAATCATGCTTTGATTTACAGCATAGGTTTTGACCTTGGTGCGACATTAGTAATTTGGAGTATCGGTCCAATACTGCTAACAGATCCTTCAAAAGTTTTAAGTTCTAATAGATATTGGCAGAATTTCATAAAAGCAATCTTCAGAAGCCCTGCTGTAAAAGGACTGATTGGCGCTTTAATTGTTCATTCATCACCATGGAATGAACAATTAACAGCCTTACTTTGGATACCTTCAAGGGTTGTAATCGTTTTAGCACTTGTAATCGTTGGAATGCGTCTAAGTTGGTTGAGGAAAACAAATCTCTCAAGAATAAAAACCCAAATAACATCCATAAAAAATGCTTTAATCATGAAACTGGTTGGATTACCAGTCATTATGTTGATCATTTCCTCAGCGATCAGATTACCCAACGTCATGCGAGAGGCTTTAGTACTTCAATCAGCTGCGCCAACAGCAATATCTGTCTTACTAATATCCCAAGCAGCTTCAAGAGATGAAGATGAAGCCACATCGCTTGTTGTCTTAAGTACGATCATCGCGCTCATATCAATCCCTGCTTGGCTGATGATTTTAAGATTGTAA
- a CDS encoding PD-(D/E)XK nuclease family protein gives MIDLKRNSKKEPIEATGLRSRKSSLYKPNQQEDFKISRGRFSNFLTCQRCFYLDRVRGLDPPGTPGWTLNETTDLLLKKEFDDCRQKQVPHRIFASNGLSHVVPFDHPEMDNWRNSLHRGLMHRYMDTGIILTGGVDDIWQDTITRQLIIVDYKSQAKNGRIDKKDYLEDPFHEAYKIQMDFYAYLLSGMGFSVHPISYFLVCNAKRDEDEFNKTMRFDEYLVPYKWSNDWIESRLDEMVTLMNQTEIPESNPSCKNCAYADQYSKILFSGNSSKKEITQGTLPLF, from the coding sequence ATGATTGATCTCAAAAGAAATAGCAAAAAAGAACCAATTGAAGCCACAGGCCTTCGAAGTCGTAAGTCTTCTCTATATAAGCCAAATCAACAAGAAGATTTCAAAATTAGTAGAGGTCGTTTCTCAAATTTTCTGACGTGTCAAAGGTGCTTTTATCTCGATAGGGTAAGAGGTCTTGATCCTCCTGGGACACCAGGTTGGACTCTTAATGAAACCACTGACCTATTACTAAAAAAAGAATTTGACGATTGCAGACAAAAGCAGGTTCCACACAGAATATTTGCATCTAATGGACTATCTCATGTTGTTCCATTTGATCATCCTGAAATGGATAACTGGAGAAACTCACTTCATCGGGGACTAATGCATCGTTACATGGATACCGGAATAATTTTGACTGGAGGTGTAGACGATATTTGGCAAGACACTATTACAAGACAACTAATAATTGTGGATTACAAATCACAAGCAAAAAACGGACGAATTGATAAGAAAGATTATTTAGAGGATCCTTTTCACGAGGCCTATAAAATTCAAATGGACTTTTATGCTTACTTACTCTCGGGGATGGGTTTTAGTGTTCATCCAATATCTTATTTTTTAGTTTGCAATGCAAAAAGGGATGAAGATGAATTTAATAAGACCATGCGTTTTGATGAGTATCTTGTTCCCTACAAATGGAGCAATGATTGGATAGAGAGTCGACTAGATGAAATGGTCACACTAATGAATCAAACAGAGATTCCAGAGTCAAATCCTTCATGCAAGAACTGCGCCTATGCAGATCAATATTCGAAAATACTATTTTCAGGAAATTCAAGTAAAAAAGAAATTACACAAGGAACTTTGCCATTATTTTAA
- a CDS encoding DUF1499 domain-containing protein → MPDLKSGLSPCLNPLNCVFFQKEFEDVDKTFEQLIRIAQKIPRTKVLEANDKYWKGVCRSLIFRFPDDLEILKIDKKIQIKSASRYGAGDLGVNGTRVGRLLTALEKSNS, encoded by the coding sequence ATGCCAGATCTTAAATCAGGTCTTAGTCCCTGTTTAAATCCGCTTAATTGCGTTTTTTTTCAAAAGGAATTTGAAGATGTTGACAAGACCTTTGAGCAACTTATTAGGATTGCCCAGAAAATTCCAAGAACCAAAGTTTTAGAGGCTAATGATAAATATTGGAAAGGGGTTTGTCGTAGTTTGATTTTCAGATTTCCAGACGACTTGGAGATTTTAAAAATCGATAAGAAGATTCAAATCAAATCGGCATCAAGATATGGTGCTGGCGATCTTGGAGTTAATGGAACTAGAGTGGGAAGATTATTAACTGCTTTAGAAAAATCAAATAGTTAG
- a CDS encoding CIA30 family protein, whose translation MTELSKVVSSSDFDDWFPLNDTVMGGSSKAVCRSSSKGLSLEGVVVEEKGGFVSCKSQIFSPVLNLSNYQGFELKIEGKGRTLKFGVSCKYGIFGLREFFLDKSPGGLRWVAEIETKRFGTTTIKVPFKSLEPTVLAKKISLPITFKSESITQFQLLHSKFGKPGELNPGFKPGKINFILQSISVY comes from the coding sequence ATGACGGAGCTATCAAAAGTCGTGTCATCCAGTGACTTTGATGATTGGTTTCCTTTGAACGACACTGTTATGGGAGGCTCAAGTAAGGCAGTTTGTAGATCTTCCTCAAAAGGCCTCTCCCTGGAAGGTGTTGTAGTTGAGGAAAAGGGAGGTTTTGTTAGTTGCAAATCTCAAATATTTTCACCTGTTCTAAATTTATCAAATTATCAAGGTTTTGAATTAAAAATTGAAGGTAAAGGTCGAACTTTAAAATTTGGAGTGTCATGTAAATATGGAATTTTTGGATTAAGAGAATTTTTCTTAGACAAATCACCTGGTGGACTCAGATGGGTAGCAGAAATAGAAACAAAAAGATTTGGGACAACAACTATTAAAGTACCTTTTAAAAGCCTTGAACCAACTGTTCTAGCAAAAAAAATCTCTTTGCCAATTACATTTAAATCAGAATCAATAACTCAATTTCAATTACTACATTCCAAATTTGGTAAACCAGGAGAATTGAATCCTGGCTTTAAGCCTGGCAAAATAAATTTTATATTACAATCGATTAGTGTCTATTAG
- a CDS encoding DUP family protein: protein MAAIKKDSEPLDNLSSQEIEDIVRSNEILDQENEKIIKEEEIEAKRFSKTKSTKRLLRRLRRSPLEVINRSLFFVFIGSFIFSFVSVYSINKLWFVFYVISAFSCVLYTPNRQALKELIAAWPNIEDLLKKRSLWK, encoded by the coding sequence ATGGCAGCAATAAAAAAAGACTCAGAGCCTCTAGATAACTTATCCAGTCAAGAGATAGAGGATATTGTCAGATCAAATGAAATCTTAGATCAAGAAAATGAAAAAATAATCAAAGAAGAAGAAATAGAGGCTAAAAGATTCTCAAAGACAAAATCTACAAAAAGATTGCTTAGACGATTAAGAAGATCTCCACTTGAAGTGATAAATCGATCACTCTTTTTTGTATTCATTGGTAGTTTTATCTTCTCCTTTGTCTCTGTGTACTCAATCAACAAGTTGTGGTTTGTTTTTTATGTCATCAGTGCCTTCTCATGTGTTTTATACACTCCAAATAGACAAGCCCTAAAGGAACTAATTGCAGCATGGCCAAATATCGAAGATCTTTTAAAAAAAAGAAGTCTATGGAAATAA
- a CDS encoding phytoene desaturase family protein gives MKNPEVIVIGSGIGGLCCGGLLAKAGKKVLILEAHSKPGGAAHGFQKNGYTFESGPSLWSGIGTWPTTNPLGQVLKALNQKVELIKYQDWNVQIPEGDYTIGVGDRRFLDQINSISGNDAIKEWEHFIQVIKPIGAAANAIPLIALNQSNETIFQLLRRSKTLLSHLKSFKYLRGAFGNLVDEHLKDPFLRNWVDLLSFLISGLSKDETNAAAMATLFDDWFKPDAYLEYPKGGSESIVKALLNGIYSFGGKLQLNSKVSQIIIKRNKAIGIELKNGEKIFADHIVSNVDIWNTLDLIPKDISQKWREEMSMTPKCKSFLHLHLGFNAEGLENIPLHSIWVDDWAKGITAERNVVVLSIPSALDPTMSPHNKHILHGYTPANEPWEIWENLKIGTNEYEKTKEERCSVFWKPIKKLIPDIHERIEIKMLGTPLTHQRFLNTKNGTYGPALSAAEGLFPGNKTPIKNFLMCGSSTFPGIGIPPVAASGAQAANTILGSKFQKNLIEELGI, from the coding sequence ATGAAAAATCCAGAAGTAATAGTAATTGGAAGTGGTATAGGAGGATTATGTTGCGGAGGCTTGCTAGCAAAAGCTGGCAAAAAAGTCTTAATTCTTGAGGCTCACTCAAAACCTGGAGGAGCCGCTCATGGCTTTCAGAAAAATGGATATACATTTGAATCTGGACCATCTCTTTGGAGTGGAATAGGTACTTGGCCTACGACAAATCCTTTAGGTCAAGTCCTAAAGGCTCTTAACCAAAAAGTTGAATTAATTAAATATCAGGATTGGAATGTTCAAATTCCTGAAGGCGACTACACGATTGGAGTTGGAGATAGAAGATTCCTTGATCAGATCAATTCAATTAGCGGAAATGATGCCATTAAAGAATGGGAACATTTTATTCAAGTGATTAAACCGATTGGTGCAGCAGCTAATGCAATTCCCCTAATAGCGCTAAATCAAAGCAATGAAACTATTTTTCAGCTCTTAAGACGTAGTAAAACACTCCTCTCTCACTTGAAATCTTTTAAATACCTAAGAGGTGCTTTTGGAAATTTAGTTGATGAACATCTTAAAGATCCATTTTTACGAAATTGGGTTGATTTACTTTCCTTTCTAATAAGCGGTTTATCGAAAGACGAAACGAATGCAGCTGCGATGGCAACCCTTTTTGATGATTGGTTTAAACCAGATGCCTACCTGGAATATCCAAAGGGAGGAAGTGAATCTATCGTTAAAGCTCTATTAAATGGAATTTACTCATTTGGAGGAAAGCTCCAACTTAATTCAAAAGTTAGTCAGATAATTATAAAAAGGAATAAAGCAATTGGAATTGAGTTAAAAAATGGTGAGAAAATCTTTGCAGATCATATTGTTAGCAATGTAGATATTTGGAACACCCTTGATTTAATACCAAAAGATATATCTCAAAAATGGAGAGAAGAAATGTCGATGACTCCAAAATGCAAGTCATTTCTTCATCTACATCTTGGGTTTAATGCAGAAGGACTAGAAAATATTCCACTCCATTCAATATGGGTTGATGATTGGGCTAAAGGTATTACTGCCGAAAGAAATGTAGTAGTTCTCTCTATTCCATCTGCCTTGGATCCAACAATGTCTCCCCACAACAAACATATCCTTCACGGATATACACCTGCTAATGAGCCATGGGAAATATGGGAAAATCTTAAAATAGGTACTAACGAATATGAAAAAACAAAAGAGGAGCGATGCTCAGTATTCTGGAAACCTATAAAAAAACTAATCCCTGATATTCACGAAAGAATCGAAATAAAAATGCTAGGAACACCACTTACTCATCAAAGATTTTTAAATACAAAGAATGGAACATATGGTCCAGCCTTGTCGGCAGCAGAAGGGCTTTTCCCAGGGAATAAAACTCCAATTAAAAATTTTTTAATGTGCGGTTCAAGTACATTCCCAGGGATCGGCATTCCACCTGTGGCAGCCAGTGGTGCTCAGGCCGCTAATACAATTCTGGGCTCCAAATTCCAAAAGAATTTAATTGAAGAACTAGGAATATAA
- a CDS encoding SOS response-associated peptidase, with amino-acid sequence MCGRYQLLTKFINLPDLLKKDVPRGLSQNYEPQILIKPGSPILVLKNEGKTQASIMLWGFISEWSKDPFDNTRPKPFNARSESVEEKKLFRASWRHKRCLIPASGFLEKGHLISRKDSQTFWLGGLWNRWMSKEGCELESCCVLTTEPNDLVKQFHNRMPVIIPNGLEEEWISSVKDAQDLKALKPLMTKWDPKEWTAEPINKPNADQLSFL; translated from the coding sequence ATGTGCGGAAGATATCAGCTATTAACAAAATTTATAAATTTACCAGATCTTTTAAAAAAAGATGTGCCAAGGGGATTGAGTCAAAATTATGAACCACAAATATTAATCAAACCAGGTTCTCCAATTCTTGTTCTTAAGAATGAAGGCAAGACACAAGCATCCATAATGCTATGGGGGTTTATATCTGAGTGGAGTAAAGACCCTTTTGACAACACAAGGCCAAAGCCATTTAACGCGAGATCAGAAAGTGTTGAAGAGAAGAAACTTTTTCGTGCAAGCTGGAGGCATAAGAGATGTTTGATACCAGCCAGTGGTTTTCTAGAAAAAGGTCACCTAATAAGTAGAAAAGATTCTCAAACTTTCTGGTTAGGAGGACTTTGGAATAGATGGATGTCTAAAGAAGGATGTGAACTAGAGAGCTGTTGTGTGCTAACGACCGAACCAAATGATTTAGTCAAACAATTTCATAACCGTATGCCCGTTATTATTCCAAATGGGCTAGAAGAAGAATGGATCTCTTCAGTGAAAGATGCTCAAGACCTTAAAGCTTTAAAACCGCTAATGACTAAATGGGACCCAAAAGAATGGACAGCCGAGCCAATAAACAAACCTAATGCCGACCAATTATCCTTCCTATAA
- a CDS encoding MAPEG family protein, which yields METAFAWSLCLSAVVVLLSIGPLTYGRVKAGYSAENMSAPRALFDELPDFGKRAVWCHQNCWESITLHAPACLLCLVAGVVSPVAVIAAWSHPFVRFIYIGAYVGDIPPARGLCWASGLFCSTLLYKEGLTALLSS from the coding sequence ATGGAAACAGCTTTTGCTTGGAGCCTTTGCCTGTCTGCCGTTGTTGTTTTGCTTTCAATTGGGCCACTAACTTATGGCCGAGTCAAAGCTGGATATTCGGCTGAGAACATGAGTGCTCCAAGGGCTTTGTTTGACGAGCTCCCCGATTTTGGTAAAAGAGCTGTTTGGTGTCATCAAAATTGCTGGGAGAGCATAACTCTTCACGCTCCTGCGTGTTTACTATGTCTGGTTGCTGGTGTTGTCTCTCCTGTGGCAGTGATAGCTGCGTGGTCCCACCCATTCGTGAGGTTTATCTATATCGGTGCTTATGTTGGCGATATTCCTCCTGCTAGAGGACTTTGTTGGGCTTCGGGTCTTTTCTGTTCAACTCTTTTGTATAAAGAGGGTTTAACTGCTTTGCTTTCTTCTTAA
- a CDS encoding LOG family protein, producing MNKQNRSDDLELVSKNLELIISSGNYQLAHEDRELLNSDEMRGVRMLLEINKPEKILEEQNILSTIIVFGGANLSDKSSIENRLELAKNSLTKDPNSLDLEREITRLKNLQSISHYYDSAREFAKIVSRQNQKEHCNSHVIVTGGGPGIMEAANRGAFDADCKSIGLNISLPNEQHPNAYITPGLCFKFNYFALRKFHFVMRSVAAVFFPGGFGTFDELFELLTLRQTGMKTQIPIILFGRDYWSKVINFQFLSDHGLISDEHMNLFQYADSASEAWDVIKQ from the coding sequence ATGAATAAACAAAATAGAAGTGACGATCTAGAGCTAGTCAGCAAAAATCTAGAATTAATTATTAGTTCCGGCAACTACCAATTAGCCCATGAAGATAGAGAGTTACTCAATAGTGATGAAATGAGAGGAGTGCGAATGCTTCTAGAAATTAATAAACCAGAAAAAATCCTAGAAGAGCAAAACATATTATCAACAATCATCGTCTTTGGAGGTGCGAACCTTTCCGATAAAAGCTCTATAGAGAACAGACTTGAACTAGCTAAGAACTCTCTCACCAAAGATCCAAACTCATTAGATTTAGAGAGAGAAATAACACGTCTAAAGAATTTACAATCGATATCTCATTACTATGATTCTGCTAGAGAATTCGCGAAGATTGTCTCCAGACAAAACCAAAAAGAGCATTGTAATTCACATGTAATTGTCACTGGTGGTGGCCCGGGGATTATGGAGGCTGCTAATCGAGGTGCTTTTGATGCGGACTGTAAATCCATAGGATTAAACATAAGTCTCCCAAACGAGCAACATCCCAATGCATATATCACGCCTGGGCTTTGCTTTAAATTTAATTATTTCGCCTTACGAAAATTTCATTTTGTGATGCGATCAGTTGCAGCTGTCTTTTTCCCTGGGGGATTTGGAACATTTGATGAACTCTTCGAATTACTCACTCTTCGTCAAACTGGAATGAAAACACAAATTCCAATTATTTTATTTGGTCGAGATTATTGGTCGAAAGTCATCAACTTTCAATTTCTTTCAGATCACGGACTTATCTCAGATGAGCACATGAATCTCTTTCAATACGCCGATAGTGCTTCAGAAGCGTGGGACGTAATCAAACAATAG
- a CDS encoding glycosyl hydrolase family 57, which translates to MMNKDLPPICGFEFEINKLVNKERDDRQFEEKSRLENVNSGFACALHMHQPTIPAGKNGELISHLQYMFEHTSEGDNHNAEPFAQCYKRLAEIIPSLIDEGYDPKIMLDYSGNLLWGIEQMGREDILASLKLLTCDCTVQPHVEWLGTFWSHAVASSTPPSDFKLQITAWQHHFSSLFGEDALHRVKGFSLPEMHLPNQPDVLFQLVKALKECGYCWVMVQEHSVQNLDGSCLRDDQKYVPNMLKAQGSNGETISILSLIKTQGSDTKLVGQMQPYYEAIGLKKQYLGQHIIPSLVSQIADGENGGVMMNEFPQAFIQAYKRIGPKTDISPTIAMNGSEYLDFLETLNIDENSYPLIQAVGQDRIWEKISGPITPTLVKKAINELKEEDQSFSLSGASWTNDLSWEDGYINVLEPISKLSSYFHETFDHLLVQNPSLTKTHDYQEALLYLLLLETSCFRYWGQGKWTEYAKTIFRKGEEVIRNFEISAQRS; encoded by the coding sequence ATGATGAACAAAGACTTACCACCGATTTGTGGTTTTGAATTTGAAATTAATAAGTTAGTAAATAAGGAAAGAGATGATAGACAATTCGAAGAAAAGTCAAGGTTAGAAAATGTTAATTCAGGATTTGCATGTGCCCTCCATATGCATCAACCAACAATTCCAGCAGGTAAGAATGGAGAGCTCATTTCACATTTGCAATATATGTTTGAACACACTTCAGAAGGAGATAATCACAATGCCGAACCATTTGCTCAATGCTATAAACGTCTAGCTGAAATCATTCCAAGCCTGATAGATGAAGGATATGATCCCAAAATAATGCTTGATTACTCCGGTAATCTTCTTTGGGGAATCGAACAAATGGGTCGCGAGGATATTCTCGCATCGTTAAAGCTCCTAACGTGTGATTGCACAGTTCAACCACATGTTGAATGGCTAGGAACCTTTTGGAGCCATGCTGTAGCCTCTTCAACTCCACCTTCTGACTTTAAATTACAGATAACAGCCTGGCAGCATCACTTCTCGTCATTATTTGGTGAAGATGCATTGCATAGAGTGAAAGGATTCTCTCTCCCCGAGATGCATCTTCCAAACCAACCTGATGTTCTTTTTCAATTAGTCAAAGCTCTAAAAGAATGTGGATATTGTTGGGTAATGGTTCAAGAGCATAGCGTTCAAAATCTTGATGGCTCATGTCTTAGAGACGATCAGAAATATGTTCCAAATATGCTCAAAGCACAAGGAAGTAATGGAGAGACCATCTCTATTCTTTCACTAATTAAAACTCAAGGGTCAGATACCAAGCTTGTTGGACAAATGCAGCCTTATTACGAGGCCATAGGGCTAAAAAAACAATATTTAGGCCAACATATTATCCCCTCGTTGGTTTCCCAAATTGCTGATGGAGAAAATGGCGGTGTAATGATGAACGAATTTCCTCAAGCTTTTATTCAGGCTTATAAAAGAATTGGTCCGAAAACCGACATAAGTCCCACAATTGCTATGAACGGATCTGAATACCTCGACTTCCTAGAGACTTTAAATATTGATGAAAATAGTTATCCATTGATACAAGCAGTAGGTCAAGACAGAATATGGGAAAAAATATCAGGCCCAATAACTCCTACTTTGGTTAAAAAAGCAATTAATGAATTAAAAGAGGAAGATCAATCTTTTTCTTTGAGTGGAGCCAGTTGGACTAACGATTTGAGTTGGGAAGATGGATATATAAATGTTTTAGAACCAATTTCAAAACTTAGTTCCTATTTTCACGAAACTTTTGACCATTTATTAGTTCAAAATCCATCGTTAACAAAAACCCATGACTATCAAGAAGCGCTCCTATACCTTTTGCTATTAGAAACTAGCTGCTTCCGTTATTGGGGACAGGGGAAATGGACTGAATATGCTAAAACAATCTTCAGAAAGGGTGAAGAGGTGATTCGAAACTTTGAAATTTCAGCACAGAGAAGTTAA
- a CDS encoding DUF3764 family protein, translating to MSSTVTSVFTFKVESTFDEWAAIFDSKEATRRHREFNIQPLYRGCSDDDPQKIIVIHQHPEGNIEKFIEANGDWMASHRVDLSTMEKSAWTWTDNSSVQFKAA from the coding sequence ATGTCTTCTACTGTTACCTCAGTTTTTACTTTTAAGGTTGAAAGCACCTTTGATGAGTGGGCTGCAATCTTCGACAGCAAAGAAGCTACCAGAAGGCATAGAGAGTTTAATATTCAGCCTTTGTACAGAGGGTGTAGTGATGATGACCCTCAAAAAATAATTGTTATACATCAGCACCCAGAGGGGAATATTGAGAAATTTATAGAAGCCAATGGAGACTGGATGGCGAGCCACAGAGTCGATCTATCTACAATGGAGAAGTCTGCTTGGACATGGACCGACAACAGTAGTGTTCAGTTTAAAGCTGCTTAA
- a CDS encoding DUF1330 domain-containing protein, with product MDKKGAKGYWISTAKVINQELFDEYVEKVGPWLKENGGEVFAKDTDPRGKEKTEDSNLAVITEFPSMRIAVDAYESSEYQELSKLRKAATVNATFTIMEGMDEATKLRRAMGM from the coding sequence ATGGATAAGAAAGGAGCCAAAGGGTACTGGATCTCAACAGCAAAAGTTATTAATCAAGAATTATTTGATGAATATGTCGAAAAAGTTGGGCCATGGCTCAAAGAGAATGGTGGGGAGGTATTTGCGAAAGATACAGACCCAAGAGGAAAAGAAAAAACTGAAGATTCAAACTTAGCCGTCATTACTGAATTCCCATCAATGCGAATAGCTGTAGATGCTTATGAATCTAGTGAATATCAAGAGCTATCTAAGCTACGTAAAGCAGCCACCGTGAATGCAACTTTCACAATTATGGAAGGAATGGACGAGGCGACAAAACTTAGAAGAGCAATGGGGATGTAG
- a CDS encoding rhomboid family intramembrane serine protease, which yields MLEKISKDDWQYFVPFLACTIFFFATDFFGIIDKASIAYWSGRLFYEPYRIITSHFFHGDVNHLLANISGIIVARYFLKSLNLQSDYFFLAFIVLIMPLQAFICWCVDILIYRNPMSLAIGFSGVLFGIDAFILMTTIYGKKRFLFIGCHLKKDPRLLKSISVLTGIGIIWSFLPGISLLGHMSGLLAGFLLFWL from the coding sequence ATGCTTGAGAAGATTTCAAAAGATGATTGGCAATATTTTGTCCCCTTTTTGGCTTGCACTATTTTCTTCTTTGCAACAGATTTCTTTGGAATAATTGATAAGGCTTCCATTGCTTATTGGTCTGGACGTTTGTTTTATGAGCCATACAGGATTATTACATCCCATTTTTTTCATGGTGATGTTAATCATTTATTGGCAAATATCTCTGGAATCATCGTAGCTAGATATTTTCTTAAATCTTTAAACCTTCAAAGTGACTATTTCTTTCTGGCTTTTATTGTATTGATAATGCCTCTCCAAGCGTTCATTTGTTGGTGCGTAGATATTTTAATTTATAGAAATCCTATGTCTCTAGCCATTGGCTTTAGTGGTGTTTTATTTGGTATCGACGCATTTATTCTAATGACTACAATTTATGGAAAGAAAAGATTTTTGTTCATTGGATGTCACCTAAAGAAAGATCCAAGATTACTTAAATCTATTTCTGTGCTTACAGGTATTGGAATTATTTGGTCATTCTTACCTGGAATTAGTTTGTTAGGTCATATGTCTGGACTTTTGGCAGGATTTCTATTGTTTTGGCTCTGA